One part of the Perognathus longimembris pacificus isolate PPM17 chromosome 10, ASM2315922v1, whole genome shotgun sequence genome encodes these proteins:
- the LOC125357971 gene encoding 60S ribosomal protein L26-like, whose protein sequence is MKFNPFVTSDRSKNRKRHFNAPSHIRRKIMSSPLSKELRQTYNVRSMPIRKDDEVQVVRGHYKGQQIGKVVQVYRKKYVIYIERVQREKANGTTVHVGIHPSKVVITRLKLDKDRKKILEQKAKSCQVAKEKGKYKEETIEKMQE, encoded by the coding sequence ATGAAGTTCAATCCCTTTGTCACTTCTGACCGAAGCAAGAACCGGAAAAGGCATTTCAATGCACCTTCCCACATTCGCAGGAAGATTAtgtcttctcctctttccaaaGAGTTGAGACAGACGTACAATGTGCGGTCTATGCCCATCCGAAAGGATGATGAGGTGCAGGTTGTACGGGGACACTATAAAGGTCAGCAGATTGGCAAAGTGGTCCAGGTTTACAGGAAGAAGTATGTCATCTACATTGAACGGGTACAGCGGGAAAAGGCCAATGGCACCACTGTCCATGTGGGCATTCACCCCAGCAAGGTGGTTATCACCAGGCTGAAACTGGACAAAGACCGCAAAAAGATCCTGGAACAGAAAGCCAAGTCCTGCCAAGTAGCAAAGGAAAAGGGCAAATATAAGGAAGAAACAATTGAAAAGATGCAGGAATGA